The Epilithonimonas zeae genome contains a region encoding:
- the holA gene encoding DNA polymerase III subunit delta: MKEIDIILKNIKNKELLPVYFFQGDEAFYIDLAVKHFEQDVLEEDEKAFNQTVAYGRDTNYLEVLSLARQYPMMGDKQLIIVKEAQDMKLNEEESKALETYLENPVPSTILVFAHKHKKLDARKKAAKTLAKSGMLFTSEKMKDYQLPTWIQGEMTIMGIKSAPNISHLLAEYLGNDLSRIANELNKLKIVLKDGAILDGKIIEEHIGISKDFNIFELQKALATKDQAKAFSIAYYMGKNKKSNPVQMAFGALYNFFSNIVIYHTLSGQSPQTIASTMGVNPYAIKDYSEAARFYPLKHATRVISVLREMDLKSKGLGVRQMEDEEIYKELVYKIIKIDELKMKV, translated from the coding sequence ATGAAAGAAATAGATATTATCCTCAAAAATATTAAAAATAAAGAACTCTTACCGGTTTATTTTTTTCAGGGTGACGAGGCTTTTTATATTGATTTGGCAGTCAAGCATTTTGAGCAGGATGTTTTGGAAGAAGACGAGAAAGCCTTCAACCAAACGGTTGCTTACGGTCGTGATACCAACTATCTCGAAGTTCTTTCTCTGGCGAGACAATATCCGATGATGGGAGACAAACAGCTCATCATTGTGAAAGAAGCGCAGGATATGAAGTTGAATGAAGAAGAATCCAAAGCTTTGGAAACTTATCTGGAAAATCCTGTTCCTTCTACCATTTTGGTTTTTGCTCATAAACATAAAAAGTTGGACGCCAGAAAAAAGGCCGCGAAAACTCTGGCTAAATCCGGAATGCTTTTCACCAGCGAGAAGATGAAAGATTATCAACTCCCGACTTGGATTCAAGGGGAAATGACTATAATGGGAATCAAATCTGCTCCCAATATCAGCCACCTTTTGGCAGAATATCTCGGCAACGATCTTTCCAGAATTGCGAACGAACTTAACAAATTAAAAATTGTTCTAAAAGATGGCGCTATTCTGGATGGAAAAATCATCGAAGAACATATCGGAATCAGTAAAGATTTCAACATCTTCGAATTGCAGAAAGCATTAGCAACAAAAGACCAGGCAAAAGCCTTCAGTATTGCTTATTATATGGGAAAGAACAAAAAATCCAATCCTGTGCAAATGGCTTTTGGTGCGCTTTACAACTTCTTTTCCAATATCGTTATTTATCATACTTTATCAGGACAATCGCCTCAAACAATTGCTTCTACGATGGGTGTAAATCCTTATGCAATTAAAGATTATTCGGAAGCGGCAAGATTTTACCCATTGAAGCACGCTACAAGAGTGATTTCCGTTCTTCGTGAGATGGATTTGAAATCCAAAGGTCTTGGCGTAAGACAAATGGAGGATGAAGAAATTTATAAAGAGCTTGTTTACAAAATTATAAAAATTGATGAACTGAAAATGAAGGTTTAA
- a CDS encoding type I restriction enzyme HsdR N-terminal domain-containing protein, giving the protein MQVPKLNFDNTFDFQIKQDKDTFFIYDLVRKSWLVLTPEEWVRQHWLHYFRFVKKKNLSSLILEQKLELNGTTKRIDLLITEKTKPKILIECKAPNVPLKQIHFEQIARYNSLLGAEQIIISNGLHHIFAEYTENGYKFRKEME; this is encoded by the coding sequence ATGCAGGTTCCGAAGCTAAATTTTGATAACACGTTCGATTTTCAAATCAAACAAGACAAAGATACATTTTTTATCTATGATTTGGTTCGGAAAAGCTGGCTTGTACTCACGCCGGAAGAATGGGTGAGACAGCATTGGTTGCATTATTTTCGGTTTGTGAAGAAGAAAAATTTGTCCTCACTAATCCTTGAACAAAAGCTGGAACTGAATGGAACAACGAAACGAATTGACCTTCTCATCACGGAAAAAACTAAACCAAAAATCCTCATCGAATGTAAAGCGCCGAATGTTCCTTTGAAGCAAATTCATTTTGAGCAAATCGCGCGTTACAACAGTTTGCTTGGAGCGGAACAAATCATCATTAGCAACGGTTTGCATCATATTTTCGCAGAGTATACTGAAAACGGTTACAAGTTCCGAAAAGAGATGGAATAA
- a CDS encoding AsmA family protein, producing MIEKTTKPSKLKKKLMIIAGIILLMLLIFPFALDFYLKRKLPDLINDKTAYNLKLDNFNLSLFSGDLTANNIFINNKNAKDSTVTQINGTVKELKIEDFSIWKAIFSKTYKAQDVVLSDPNIAIVFAPKKDKKNKKKKKLDIALENIIVSNGNVQIQNENRKTLFNGQNVNIKLTDIQQSEDDSKIPIAFKEFKIDAQNVIITANDFYQINAEKISAKNKTLEILGFHLNPIEDAKNYNAKNIFDFASEKLSAKNFVINQDSLIVDEIDFVKPDLKVTSTGKKTVEEKADKKKEMNLKIGLKNINFNQGKILVLQSDLQKTASIDNFNFKLSDIVFDKKTVKEKIPFRFTNHNIEAENIYLKANQFQALQIEKIKSENQDITIDKFQMIPLGKSIHKDILDIKTDKILITKNQSKYIGQKLNLNFAGIDVVNPEIIIHSSKYKSIEKKKAEATPDFQALIGKFNIINGQFRQYSDGKEKLSVAKFDVNLNQIKSDKNILKQDIPFEIKSRLITAKNINLDAGKHYRLKVASFKNHSKQTDLQNFEFLPKYSRKAFSKVIAKEEDLYTIRTKHIAITDKDSKIGENTVINLDKIIINHLDCNIYHDLAPPDDNAVRYMFSKKLRDVKFPLFVNQIQIRNSDLTYEEDAENANKPGKLTFDNFNATIKNVNNTKIKGLPTLITVDSDFKFYGTAPTIVTWKFDVKDLDDKFTIVGNIQKLSADNVNLFVRPYLNVTLDGKIDYVKFDYYGSSAGIAGKFYFKYKDMYVNFLNKKNGKERKVLTTVANWFVRNESTGEPEHVNIEKKRDPERSFFNMLWQGIMEGLKKYVI from the coding sequence ATGATTGAAAAAACTACCAAACCATCTAAACTGAAAAAAAAATTGATGATTATCGCCGGCATTATTCTTTTAATGTTGTTAATTTTTCCTTTTGCGCTGGACTTTTACCTGAAAAGAAAATTACCTGACCTCATCAATGATAAAACTGCTTACAACTTAAAATTAGACAATTTTAATCTGAGTTTATTTTCAGGTGATTTAACGGCTAACAATATTTTCATTAATAATAAAAACGCTAAAGATTCTACGGTCACCCAAATTAATGGAACTGTGAAAGAATTGAAAATCGAGGATTTTAGTATTTGGAAAGCGATTTTCAGTAAAACTTATAAAGCCCAAGATGTGGTTTTGAGTGACCCAAATATCGCCATTGTTTTCGCTCCGAAAAAGGATAAAAAAAATAAGAAGAAGAAAAAATTGGATATTGCTTTGGAAAATATTATTGTTTCAAATGGCAATGTACAAATTCAGAATGAGAACAGAAAAACCTTATTCAACGGACAAAATGTGAATATCAAACTCACAGATATTCAGCAAAGTGAAGATGATTCTAAAATCCCGATTGCTTTCAAAGAATTCAAAATCGATGCGCAAAATGTAATCATCACAGCTAACGATTTTTATCAAATCAATGCCGAAAAAATCTCAGCTAAAAATAAAACGCTGGAGATTCTGGGATTTCATCTTAATCCAATTGAGGATGCTAAAAATTATAACGCCAAGAATATTTTTGATTTTGCTTCTGAGAAACTTTCTGCTAAGAATTTTGTCATCAACCAAGATTCTTTGATTGTTGATGAAATCGATTTTGTGAAACCTGACTTGAAAGTCACTTCTACCGGAAAAAAAACAGTTGAGGAAAAAGCAGATAAGAAAAAAGAAATGAATCTGAAAATCGGCTTGAAAAACATCAATTTCAATCAAGGTAAAATACTCGTTTTACAATCTGATTTGCAGAAAACGGCTTCTATTGATAACTTCAATTTCAAACTCAGTGATATTGTTTTTGATAAAAAGACAGTGAAGGAAAAAATCCCGTTCAGGTTCACAAATCATAATATCGAAGCAGAAAATATTTATCTTAAAGCGAACCAATTTCAGGCTTTGCAAATAGAAAAAATCAAGTCTGAAAATCAAGATATTACGATTGATAAATTTCAGATGATTCCTTTGGGGAAAAGTATTCACAAAGATATTCTTGATATCAAAACCGATAAAATTTTAATCACAAAAAATCAATCCAAATATATTGGTCAAAAACTGAATCTCAATTTTGCAGGAATCGATGTTGTGAATCCGGAAATCATAATTCATTCTTCTAAATATAAATCAATTGAAAAAAAGAAAGCAGAAGCAACACCAGATTTCCAGGCTTTGATTGGGAAATTCAATATCATCAATGGGCAATTCCGACAATATTCTGATGGGAAAGAAAAATTGTCTGTGGCAAAATTTGACGTGAATTTGAATCAAATAAAATCAGATAAAAACATCCTCAAACAAGATATTCCGTTCGAAATCAAAAGCCGACTGATTACAGCAAAAAACATCAATCTGGATGCGGGAAAACATTACCGTCTGAAAGTGGCTTCTTTTAAAAATCATAGCAAACAAACCGATTTACAGAATTTCGAATTTCTTCCAAAATATTCCAGAAAGGCTTTCAGTAAAGTGATTGCGAAGGAAGAAGATCTTTACACCATCCGAACAAAACATATTGCGATTACGGACAAAGATTCTAAAATTGGGGAAAATACGGTGATTAATCTGGATAAAATCATCATCAATCATCTGGATTGCAACATCTACCACGACCTGGCGCCACCCGATGATAATGCTGTGAGATATATGTTTAGCAAAAAATTAAGAGATGTGAAATTTCCTCTTTTTGTGAATCAAATTCAGATTCGAAATTCGGATTTGACTTATGAAGAAGACGCTGAAAATGCGAATAAACCGGGGAAATTGACTTTTGACAACTTCAATGCCACCATCAAAAATGTGAATAATACAAAAATCAAAGGTTTGCCAACCTTAATCACGGTTGATTCTGATTTCAAATTTTATGGAACTGCGCCAACGATTGTGACTTGGAAATTTGATGTAAAAGATTTGGATGATAAATTTACGATTGTTGGGAATATTCAGAAGTTATCGGCTGATAACGTGAATCTTTTTGTACGACCTTATCTGAATGTGACTTTGGATGGAAAAATAGACTATGTAAAGTTTGATTATTATGGTTCTAGCGCAGGAATTGCGGGAAAATTTTATTTTAAATACAAAGATATGTACGTGAATTTCCTCAACAAAAAAAATGGAAAAGAACGAAAAGTTCTAACCACTGTTGCCAATTGGTTTGTAAGAAACGAATCGACCGGCGAACCAGAACACGTGAATATCGAAAAGAAACGTGACCCGGAAAGAAGCTTTTTCAATATGCTTTGGCAAGGGATTATGGAAGGCTTGAAGAAGTATGTGATTTAG
- a CDS encoding VWA domain-containing protein, which translates to MNWYLGNYWYLFLLLLLPVIGYFIIHYVRWKNRKRDLFAEGRFQDVLFEKTSWFAKLFPLLYLLGFLFLIFSIVDLLAGKEEISVKQNVSSTIFVLDVSNSMNAQDVQPSRLEEAKNIIINSLQKLTNDRVGIIVFAGDSYSVMPLSSDYSAAENYLLGIETSVVQNQGTDFLKPIQIAAQKFKNITKGSRNIVLISDGEDNEGHEDEAINLAKKEGIRVTTIGVGTEEGAPIPEYYFGQLMGYKSDIYGETVVSKLQTKALKNIASSTGGNYLDGNNLDNVISNLVNELHKSTSSTSTTISSQSAVHYYQYFLAVSVFFFFLIFLFNPKKDFNL; encoded by the coding sequence ATGAATTGGTATTTAGGAAATTACTGGTATCTTTTTTTACTTCTTTTGTTGCCTGTCATTGGTTACTTTATCATCCATTATGTGCGTTGGAAAAACCGAAAGCGTGATCTTTTTGCAGAAGGTAGATTTCAGGATGTTTTGTTTGAAAAAACGTCTTGGTTCGCCAAATTATTTCCGTTGTTGTACTTGCTTGGTTTTTTATTTCTGATATTTTCAATTGTTGACCTTTTAGCTGGGAAAGAAGAAATCAGCGTGAAACAAAATGTAAGCAGTACGATTTTCGTTCTGGATGTCTCCAATTCTATGAATGCCCAAGACGTTCAGCCAAGCCGATTGGAAGAAGCTAAGAATATTATCATCAATTCACTTCAAAAACTCACTAACGATAGAGTAGGAATTATTGTTTTTGCAGGAGATTCTTATTCTGTGATGCCTTTGTCCAGTGATTATTCGGCGGCGGAAAATTATCTTTTGGGAATTGAAACGAGCGTTGTTCAAAACCAAGGAACGGATTTCCTTAAACCAATTCAAATCGCAGCTCAGAAATTTAAAAATATTACAAAAGGTTCCCGAAATATCGTATTAATAAGTGATGGTGAGGATAATGAAGGTCACGAAGATGAAGCGATTAATTTGGCGAAAAAAGAAGGAATAAGAGTGACGACGATTGGTGTCGGAACAGAGGAAGGTGCACCAATTCCAGAGTATTATTTTGGTCAATTGATGGGTTACAAATCCGATATTTATGGCGAAACTGTAGTGTCAAAATTACAAACAAAAGCACTTAAGAATATTGCTTCATCAACCGGAGGAAATTATCTTGACGGGAATAATCTGGACAATGTGATAAGCAATCTGGTAAACGAACTTCACAAATCCACAAGTTCTACTTCTACAACAATTAGTTCGCAGTCTGCGGTTCATTACTACCAATATTTCTTAGCGGTTTCTGTATTCTTTTTCTTTTTGATTTTCCTATTTAATCCGAAGAAAGATTTTAATCTTTAA
- a CDS encoding VWA domain-containing protein, which yields MNFEFYSPWFLLLFILFIPLLILDSGKKKSRGIAVPSVSNMRPSGNISLVMKFLKVSKYFILTALIIALARPRTYTVSQDRDETKGIDIMLSVDVSLSMLSKDLDPDRLEALKKIAIDFVNKRENDRIGLVAYSGEAYTKVPLTTDHQVVVDELNQLNPLELQPGTAIGEGLSVAVNHLKKSKAKSKIIILMTDGVNTVINAMPPQIAAELAKNNSIKVYTVGIGSNGYAAMPTATNIFGELVFTETKTQIDENTLMDIAQLTGGKYFRATSNSSLQTVYDEINQLEKSEVKTSKLYNYEEYFRIFLWVALGFLLLDALLRWVIFKILN from the coding sequence GTGAATTTCGAGTTTTACAGTCCGTGGTTTTTATTGCTTTTTATTTTGTTCATTCCTTTGTTGATATTGGATTCTGGCAAGAAAAAGAGTAGAGGAATTGCCGTGCCTTCTGTGAGTAATATGCGACCAAGCGGAAATATTTCGTTGGTGATGAAGTTTCTGAAAGTCTCAAAATATTTCATTCTTACAGCGTTAATTATTGCTTTGGCAAGACCAAGAACTTACACGGTTTCACAGGACAGAGACGAAACCAAGGGAATTGATATTATGCTTTCCGTGGACGTTTCACTCAGTATGTTGTCCAAAGATTTGGATCCGGACAGACTCGAGGCTTTGAAGAAAATCGCCATAGATTTCGTTAATAAAAGAGAAAATGACAGGATTGGATTGGTCGCCTATTCGGGAGAAGCTTATACTAAAGTCCCTTTGACAACCGATCATCAAGTTGTTGTAGATGAATTGAATCAATTAAATCCTCTGGAATTACAGCCTGGAACTGCAATCGGAGAAGGACTTTCTGTAGCTGTGAATCACCTTAAAAAGAGCAAGGCCAAGAGTAAAATCATCATTTTGATGACCGATGGTGTGAATACCGTTATAAATGCAATGCCACCACAAATCGCTGCAGAATTGGCGAAAAATAACAGTATCAAAGTTTATACTGTGGGAATCGGGAGTAATGGATATGCAGCAATGCCAACGGCGACCAACATTTTTGGTGAATTGGTTTTCACGGAAACTAAAACTCAGATTGATGAAAATACGTTGATGGATATCGCACAACTAACTGGCGGAAAATACTTCCGAGCGACTTCTAACAGCAGTTTGCAAACGGTTTATGACGAAATCAACCAATTAGAAAAATCCGAAGTCAAAACTTCCAAATTATATAATTATGAAGAATATTTCAGGATATTTCTTTGGGTAGCATTAGGATTCTTGTTGTTGGATGCGTTATTGAGATGGGTAATTTTTAAAATTTTGAATTAA
- a CDS encoding BatD family protein: protein MFKYLLSLFIFISTFGFSQTLTSSLDKTTLALGEVAVFKIQILDLDGKNVQIAPRNELLPFHFEMVNDSIAVQKDIYLRSVKFAVFQEGKFTIPEIEIKVGDEILKTIPYEVEVINTAKKGDQINDIMKNKEVELNVQDYWEMYKFYVLLALLIIAIIILIIGIVKWGRKRKDSPAVTTNQTLKDLEKLRKKNYIENENFRAFYVELIEITRGFITKQYQIPADVLLTDDLVDYMKNTNAISQENEKIVEDIFLRSDLVKFAKTIPTKEIMSKDFTEIRDFVKRSTKDVEAENLRNVSVEELSESDKSKIRKLK, encoded by the coding sequence ATGTTTAAATATCTTCTTTCACTTTTCATTTTCATTTCTACTTTTGGATTTAGTCAGACTTTAACTTCAAGTCTTGATAAAACCACTTTGGCTTTGGGCGAGGTTGCGGTTTTCAAGATTCAGATTTTGGATTTGGATGGGAAGAATGTTCAGATTGCACCACGAAATGAGTTACTGCCTTTTCATTTTGAGATGGTGAATGACAGTATTGCGGTTCAGAAAGATATTTATCTGCGTTCTGTAAAATTTGCAGTTTTTCAGGAAGGTAAATTTACAATTCCGGAAATCGAAATTAAAGTTGGTGATGAAATCCTAAAAACCATTCCATACGAAGTTGAAGTCATTAATACAGCCAAAAAAGGCGACCAGATAAATGACATTATGAAGAACAAAGAAGTGGAACTGAATGTCCAGGATTACTGGGAAATGTATAAATTCTATGTTCTTTTAGCTCTCCTCATTATTGCAATCATTATTTTAATCATCGGTATCGTAAAATGGGGAAGAAAACGCAAAGATAGTCCTGCGGTGACAACCAATCAGACTTTGAAAGATTTAGAAAAACTAAGAAAGAAAAACTATATCGAAAACGAAAATTTCCGTGCTTTCTATGTGGAGTTAATTGAGATTACCAGAGGATTTATCACTAAACAATATCAGATTCCTGCAGATGTTTTGTTGACAGATGATTTGGTGGATTATATGAAAAATACCAATGCGATTTCTCAGGAAAATGAAAAAATAGTGGAAGATATTTTCTTACGAAGTGATTTGGTTAAGTTTGCGAAAACCATTCCTACAAAAGAAATAATGTCAAAAGACTTCACAGAAATCAGAGATTTTGTAAAACGTTCTACCAAAGATGTAGAGGCCGAGAATCTTCGGAATGTTTCTGTTGAAGAACTTTCAGAATCAGATAAATCCAAAATTAGAAAGCTCAAATAA
- a CDS encoding DUF58 domain-containing protein: protein MQIKDIVKKVKQIEIRTRKKTEASLMGQYHSAFKGQGMTFSEVRQYQFGDDTRRIDWNKTARFREPFVKVMEEERELTMMLVVDISASMDYGTKTQLKREYVAEVCASLGFSAAGNNDKVGLILYADKVLKVVPPQKGRKHVLSIISNILSADYVPSKSNLDVAFNYMMSVFKRKSLVFLFSDFEDEFDQKILNVTARKHQLLGLRIYDEKDMEIPDIGYALFRDSETGKEIWANTSSARWRYNYAEQQKQKMRQVKDEFENSSAHFLDIKTSDDYSKSLYQYFRK from the coding sequence TTGCAAATAAAAGACATTGTCAAAAAAGTAAAGCAGATAGAAATCCGAACTCGAAAGAAAACGGAAGCATCGCTTATGGGACAATATCACAGTGCTTTCAAAGGTCAGGGAATGACGTTTTCAGAAGTGCGACAATATCAATTCGGAGACGATACAAGACGAATCGATTGGAACAAAACAGCACGTTTTCGCGAACCATTCGTCAAAGTAATGGAGGAGGAACGCGAACTGACAATGATGTTGGTTGTCGATATTTCCGCATCGATGGATTATGGAACCAAAACCCAGCTGAAAAGAGAATATGTTGCCGAAGTTTGCGCATCTCTAGGATTTTCGGCAGCTGGAAACAACGATAAAGTTGGACTGATTTTATACGCTGACAAAGTTCTGAAAGTAGTTCCGCCACAGAAAGGCAGAAAACACGTTTTGTCGATTATCAGCAATATTTTGTCCGCAGATTATGTTCCTTCAAAATCTAATTTGGATGTCGCTTTCAATTATATGATGAGTGTTTTCAAAAGGAAATCTCTGGTTTTCCTTTTCTCTGATTTCGAAGATGAATTTGACCAAAAAATCCTGAATGTAACTGCCAGAAAGCACCAATTGTTAGGGTTAAGGATTTACGACGAAAAAGATATGGAGATTCCAGACATCGGTTATGCGCTTTTTCGGGACTCAGAAACCGGAAAAGAAATCTGGGCCAATACTTCCAGCGCAAGGTGGCGTTATAATTATGCAGAGCAACAAAAGCAAAAAATGCGACAGGTGAAAGATGAATTCGAGAATTCTTCGGCTCATTTTTTAGATATCAAAACGTCTGATGATTACAGCAAATCTTTGTATCAATATTTTAGGAAATAG
- a CDS encoding AAA family ATPase, with the protein MSELNQAEDIRQLTEKVKEQNYFFSILKQEINRAIIGQEYMIDRLLIGLLGNGHVLLEGVPGLAKTLAIKTLSEAVDGEFSRIQFTPDLLPADVVGTMIYNVKDNDFSIKKGPVFANFVLADEINRAPAKVQSALLEVMQEKQVTIGDETMLLPKPFLVLATQNPIDQEGTYLLPEAQTDRFMLKCKIDYPEFEDERKVMRMISTQDIPQIRKVVDLNQIVEAKKLINQIYLDEKIEKYILDMVFATRYPEKYGLSDIKNYISFGASPRASINLAIASRAYAFIKGRAFVIPEDVKEIAKDVLRHRIGLSFEAEAEEVSQDDIVNKILGKIQAP; encoded by the coding sequence ATGTCAGAATTGAATCAAGCAGAAGATATCAGACAACTTACCGAAAAAGTAAAAGAACAGAATTACTTTTTTTCTATTTTAAAACAAGAAATCAACCGCGCTATTATTGGTCAGGAATATATGATTGATCGTCTCTTGATAGGACTTTTGGGCAATGGTCACGTTCTTTTGGAAGGTGTTCCAGGATTGGCTAAAACTTTAGCAATCAAAACTTTGTCAGAAGCTGTTGACGGTGAGTTTTCCAGGATTCAGTTCACGCCGGATTTGTTGCCTGCAGATGTTGTGGGAACAATGATTTATAATGTTAAAGATAACGATTTCTCCATAAAAAAAGGACCTGTTTTCGCCAATTTCGTTTTGGCAGATGAGATTAATCGTGCGCCAGCGAAAGTTCAGTCTGCTTTGCTTGAAGTGATGCAGGAAAAGCAAGTGACAATAGGTGATGAGACAATGCTTTTGCCAAAACCATTCTTAGTTTTAGCGACTCAAAACCCAATTGACCAAGAAGGAACTTATCTTTTGCCGGAAGCGCAAACTGATCGTTTTATGCTGAAGTGTAAAATCGATTATCCTGAGTTTGAGGACGAGAGAAAAGTAATGCGAATGATTTCTACGCAGGATATTCCGCAAATCAGAAAAGTGGTGGATTTGAATCAAATTGTTGAAGCCAAGAAACTCATCAATCAAATTTACCTTGATGAAAAAATCGAAAAATATATTCTGGATATGGTTTTTGCAACCCGTTATCCTGAAAAATATGGATTGTCAGACATCAAAAATTATATCAGCTTTGGAGCGTCGCCAAGAGCAAGTATCAATTTGGCAATCGCATCCAGAGCGTATGCTTTCATCAAAGGAAGAGCGTTTGTGATTCCGGAAGATGTGAAAGAAATTGCAAAAGATGTTTTGAGACACAGAATAGGATTGAGCTTTGAAGCTGAAGCTGAGGAAGTTTCTCAAGATGATATCGTCAATAAAATTTTAGGGAAAATACAAGCTCCCTAA
- a CDS encoding DinB family protein, with the protein MNYHFANHRQVRKNLLDILQSTSEKDLLAIPDGFNNNIYWNIAHCIAQQQLLCYYLSGNQFRIDKYWVETYKKGTFANVDVKSSEMEDLAYLLIETSKILMKDFDNDFFPDYTPYSTSFGIDLKNIQDAIIFNNMHESIHYGYILAQKRALIGEGLSL; encoded by the coding sequence ATGAATTATCATTTTGCCAATCATAGACAAGTCAGAAAAAACTTGTTAGACATTTTACAAAGCACATCCGAAAAAGATTTGTTGGCGATTCCCGACGGATTTAACAATAATATTTACTGGAACATTGCGCATTGCATTGCTCAACAGCAATTGCTTTGTTATTATCTGAGCGGAAACCAATTCCGAATCGACAAATATTGGGTGGAAACTTACAAAAAAGGAACTTTCGCTAACGTGGATGTGAAATCTTCTGAAATGGAGGATTTGGCCTATCTCTTAATTGAAACCTCAAAGATTTTGATGAAAGATTTTGATAATGATTTTTTCCCAGATTACACACCTTATTCCACAAGTTTCGGAATTGATTTAAAGAATATTCAGGATGCGATCATTTTTAATAATATGCACGAAAGTATCCATTACGGTTATATTTTGGCTCAGAAACGAGCTTTGATTGGAGAAGGTTTGAGCTTGTAA
- the rlmB gene encoding 23S rRNA (guanosine(2251)-2'-O)-methyltransferase RlmB — translation MNEQKKDDFIFGLRPVMEALEAGKTVDKIFVQNALQGEIYIELKQLLAKHNLRPNYVPVEKLNRFTRKNHQGVVAFISDVPFYKIEDVLPQLFEEGKTPFILILDRLTDVRNFGAICRTAECVGIDAILIPEKGGAPINSDAIKTSAGAIYNIKICKEKNLAHSVDFLQQSGIKVFSATEKAQKLIYDADFTEPCAIVMGNEETGISKEVLHHSDEKIKLPIEGKTQSLNVSVACGAILYEAVRQKIINN, via the coding sequence ATGAACGAACAGAAAAAAGATGATTTCATCTTCGGATTAAGACCTGTAATGGAAGCTTTGGAAGCTGGAAAAACAGTGGATAAAATCTTTGTCCAAAATGCTTTGCAAGGCGAAATCTATATAGAACTGAAACAACTTCTTGCCAAACACAACCTGCGTCCAAACTATGTTCCTGTAGAAAAACTCAACCGTTTTACAAGAAAAAACCATCAAGGTGTGGTTGCTTTCATTTCTGACGTTCCTTTTTATAAAATTGAAGATGTCCTGCCTCAACTTTTCGAAGAAGGAAAAACGCCTTTCATCCTGATTCTTGACAGATTGACCGATGTCAGAAACTTTGGAGCCATTTGTAGAACTGCAGAATGTGTTGGAATCGATGCAATTCTGATTCCTGAAAAAGGTGGTGCTCCAATCAACTCAGACGCGATTAAAACTTCGGCTGGAGCCATTTATAACATTAAGATTTGTAAAGAAAAAAATCTCGCTCATTCGGTGGATTTTTTACAACAAAGTGGCATCAAAGTGTTTTCTGCAACAGAAAAGGCGCAGAAATTGATATACGATGCAGACTTCACAGAACCGTGCGCAATCGTGATGGGAAATGAGGAAACGGGGATTTCGAAAGAAGTACTTCATCATTCGGATGAGAAAATAAAACTTCCGATAGAAGGTAAAACCCAATCTCTGAACGTCTCTGTAGCGTGTGGTGCAATTCTTTATGAAGCCGTAAGACAGAAAATTATTAATAACTAA